The genomic segment TTTATAAGAGTTTTTCTCGCAAATACATCAGCTTCTTTTTCAATATCTGAAATGTCTTTGTTATCAATACCATCAATAAAGATGTCTTTTTTGTTGTGTAAAATAATATGCCCTGCTTCATGAAAAAAAGTAAACCAGAAATGGTCATTAGTTTTGTATCGTAAACTCATTAAAATTAAAGCTTTTTTGGGAGTAAGCCATTCTGTAATTCCGCTAATTCTCATACCTTTGAATTCAGGGATTAATACAAGTGCCACTCCTGAATCATTACACAGTTTTTTTATTTCAGGCTCAAATTTATTTAGAGACAACTTGGTTAACTTTTTTATTTCTTTTAAATTTTCTTTAAATACTCCTATATTAAAATTTTTGCATTCAATTTCTTCTGATAGTTTTTCTCCAATTCTTAACCAAGTCATTGTTGAATGTAGAGAGCTTTTGTAATTTTTTGACTTTCTAAATGAAATGGCTTTATTAGAATAATATTCGTCCCAAATAGATGGCGATGAAACATTAAAAAAATCTAAAAGAGAATTCGCTAAATCAGAAATGTCATTACTGCTTTGTATAATATTGAATTTTATTAGCTCTTTATATGGAAATTTTTTTAACCATTCAGCTTTTTTTTTCAATTCATTTTTTTTTCCCTCTCTTATCTCAAACATCTGATATGATGTTGACATATTCATTAACAAATCTGCATTGACACCTAAAACTTTTTCAAAACGCACTGCAGCATCAGCAGAAAACAATACTTTTTTGTTAATGATTTGGCTAATAGTTTTAGATGAAATACCACATCTTTCAGCAAAGTCACTTTTTTTCATTTTTCTTGCTTCGAGTATTTCTTCAATATAAACTCCTGGATGTATTGCATAGTCTGGATTAAATTGATTTAAATAATTCATTAGTGATAATCCTCCACTCCTAAAATTTTGATTACATTAATTTCCTTTAAATCTATTCCTCCATCACTCAGTTTAGGTATTTCCTCCATATCAGGTTTAAAAATCAATCTAAAAGGGTGTTTCAAATCAACAGCAAATGTTTCTTTTCTATTATTTGTTAATTGATGGCATCTATCAGGTGGAGTTTTTGGAACTAGATCTAAATTATTTGCTGACCTAAGAACTATCATTCTTATCTGTATTTTATCAGCAGTCTGTTCACCATATTCTTTAATCAATAATTTTGAATTGTTAAAGATTTTTTTAAGTTTTTTAGTTTTAAAAGTAATATCCATAATAACAATTGAATTGTTCCTAAATAAATATTAATCCTTTAAAAATAGATAGTTGAAAGTTGACAATGCATTGAGCAGCTTATTTAGTAACAACTTTAATATAAAACACTTAACCATAATGGTAAAGCTTTTTTCTGATATTAAATAAAAAAAATATTATTGCAAGCAGATATTTGAATATTTCAAAATGTGCCAGCCAATCCAGTTAATTATGACCAGCACAGGGAAGACAGGAAAGAAGTTCAATACCCCCAGTCATAATGACTTACCGGCAGTCTGTTCAACTCCTGTTTATAAAATTCCCATTGGGGCATGTATTTTTTCATTATTGCCAGGAAATTTTCGTTATGGTGTCTTTCAATCAAATGTATTAATTCGTGCAGGATGATGTATTCAAGGCAGACAACAGGTTTTTTTGCCAGTTCCAGGTTTATCCATATGCGTCTGTCCTCATATTGCAGGAACCCCATTTGGTTTTCATGTGTTTTACTGCCCAGGAGTTTGATTTTATGCCTGTTTTTCGCTCGTATTTTTCCAGGATTGGGGGAATTTGTTCTTTTATTAATACCCGGTACCACTCTTTCATTATTTTTTGTCTTTTTTCTGTTGAACTATCAGGTCTTATGTATTCATCATAGCCGGCTTCTTCTTTTCTGCCGAATTTATGTATAAGGGAGCAAAGCAGGTAGTGTTTTTCAGGTGTATCAATACAGCCGTAGCGGATGCCTTCTGTTACTGATACTGTGCTTCGTTTGAGTTCCAGAACTCCTATGGCTATGCCGTTTATGTAAAGGACAATATCAGGGCGTTTGTCGTGAATGCCTTTGACTGTTACTTGTGAGGATTTGGGTTTCAATATTGCTGTTGTTTTCTCTTTCTTCAAAATTGCCAAGATAGCGGTATTTGAGTTTGTCTTGGAATAATTTTATGACACGGTTTTGGGGTATTTTTTCTTTTTTACCGATTTCGCTCATATTAATCTGATCTTTCCTGTTAATAGATTTTGCATCATGCCCTGTTTTATGTTTTTGTATTTTTCTAGTTTGGATTCGAGGGCTGTTATTTCGGTGTCCATGTCGGAGAGGATTTGGGCTATTTGGATTTGGTCTTCTATGGTTGGAGGGAAAGGAATTTTAAATTCTTGAAGTCATTGCACTGTTCATTATCCTGTAAATCCTGATTCAGACAAGTGGGCAAGAGATTATTCTTCATCCCGGCTTAATTCTTTTTCAATCATTCAAAAGCTTCTGAATTTCCTTAATTGTTACATTTTCTTTGTCTGATATTTCTTCAAATTCAGATTTCCAGTTTTCCGAAGGTAAAAAATCATTGGCCTCATTAAGCAGATTTTTCAACATGCCTGATGCTGCCGGAATAGTATCTTCCGGTTCCAATTCCCTGTGTATTATGTTAATTAAATTATCAAGATTAGGTTTTAAGAAATGTAACATATATGCAAAAATGAAAGCAAGTTTTAGTTTTAACCAACCAGAACCATGCCTGCAACCCATGACATGGAATCTGTGCTGGTCTCGCCATCCTTGACAATGCTTGTGCCTGACCATCCGGCTGTTTTCAGCATTTCAGCTACATTTATACCAAAACCAGACATGGAAGCCCTTGCTGATTCTGGATTTCTGCATCTGTCTTTTTTTGATATTACACAACAATCTCTATATTCATGGCAGAAAATCTTTTTACATGAACCTCCTGCAAAGGCTTTTGACCTGGTGTAACCCATTTTAACTGCTGAACTTTCAACATATGCAGCAATCTCATGAACAATTTTCATTATTTCATAAACCTGATTTGCCATCAGTATCTCCAGAGGAACATCAATCTTTATCACTAGTGCGTGATTGAATTTTTTCTGGATTTTTCTAAATCCTGAAGGACCGGAAACAAAAGGAGGACAGCCTGCTGACAATCCATAATTTTCACACCTGGAGTCTGTACAAAGGGCAGCCAGTTCATCCTGCACCTTTATATCTTGGGCTGAAATCACCGCAGCATCAGATACACCTGATTCCAGAGCTGTATTAATCAATTTTTCCAGGCTCAAGACTGTTTTCCTGCACTCAATATTAGTTAAATAATCATTATTGCTCATATTATTTATATCCTATTAAACAAAAATTTTAGTTCATTAATATATAAACCATAAAGTTTTCTTTATAAAGCATAAAAAACATTAAATTTAAAAGCCTTATAGATACAAACACCTATTCTTTTGTTTATAAGTAAAATTTAATTGCTTTCCAATATAAGGTTTGATATGTTTCAAATGTTTTAAATGTTTTAAATTAAATTAATAAAAAAAACTTATGAATATAAATATTGAATATTATAGTGTGCCTGAAGCTGCAAAATTATGCGGTGTCGGCAGAACAACCATGTGGCGCTGGGTTAAAACAGGAGATATAAAAGCTTTTGTTACGCCGGGAGGTCATCACCGGATATTAAAAAAAGATATTGACCCGTTTATGATAAAAAGGAAAAATCTTGAGCCTGCAAAGCAAAAGATGGTTCTTCTGGTTGAAGATGATCCTTTTATACAAAAGGCAATCACCAAGTCTTTACAATATGAAAAATACAGGCTTGAAATTGCAAATAATGGATTTGAAGCAGGAATAAAGATTTCAGCAATAAAACCCGATCTTATTATTCTTGATCTTTTTATGCAGGGCGTTAACGGATTTGACGTATGCAGGATGATAAAAAACAATGAAAATCTCAGGCATATAAAGGTTTTGGCAATAACAGGCTTTGATACGCCTGAAAACAAGGAAAACATACTATTGGACGGGGCTGACGGATATTTATCAAAATCAGCAGGCCCCAAAATACTTATAGAAAATATTAAACAGCTTCTTAATATTTAAATGGAATTTCATAAAACAGATGACACGATGTATTGTTTTTGCAAATCGCAAAGGAGGATGCGGGAAAACAACCAGTGCTGTTAATACAGCGCACTGCCTGGCAGCAAAAGGAAGAAAAGTGCTGCTTATTGACATTGACCCCCAGGCTCATGCAACCATTTCAACAGGAAAAAATCCAGGCGCACAATCCCGGGGAATCTATGACCTGCTTACAGGTCAGGCCGGGTTAGAGGAAACAATCACCAGGACAGACCTAAAAAACCTTTCTATTATTCCTTCTTCTCCTGACCTGACTGCCTTTGAAATAGACTTTTCCACATGTAAAGGCAGTGAAAATATTCTTTCTGAAAAAATATTATCCAGGGCAATGGAATTTGATTATTTAATTCTTGACCCTCCGCCAACCATAGGGCTTTTAACAGTATCAGCCCTGGTAGCAGCACAAGAGGTTTATATTCCAATGCCCATGCACTTTCTCGCAATGGAGGGTCTGGCTGAAATGATGAGGCTTATTTACAAGGTTAATGCTTTATGGAATCCAGAGCTGCGCATGAAAGGCATTATTCCAACCTTTTTTAACAAAAACACAAGGCTTGCAAAAGAAATAACAGAAGATATTTGCAAAAATTTTGGAAAAGACAGGCTTTTGCCGGGTATCAGGATGAATATCAGCCTTGCAGAAGCTCCTGGTTACGGCAAGACTGTAATTGAATATGCACCCCAAAGCTCAGGAGCAAAAGACTACATGGCCCTGGCAGAAAAGATTGACAGGAAGTAAATATGGAAGACCTGAAAGAAGAAAATAAAGGGACTGGACTTACCTTAAAAGATCTTCTCCTGCAAAAAGGCGTGAAGCCTGATCTTGAAGTTTTACAAAAAAGAATAGAAGAACTTGAAAAAGAGATAGAGATTCTTAAATCAAAAAACAAAGACAATCAGGAAACCAGTCTTTTAATTGATAAACTTTTTAACAAAGCTGTTAAAGCTTTAAAACAGGAAAATCCTGTTGATGCCATGGGATTTCTCCAGGCTGTCCTTGTGTTTGAGCCTGAAAACATAAAAGCCATGAATAACCTGGCAGTGGTATATTTTGAGCTTGGTCATGAAAAAAGGGCTGTTGCAACCCTTAATAAAATTCTTGAAAAAGAACCTGGAAATAAAACAGCCCTGAAAAATATGGCTGTTGTTCTTGACAAATAAGGATTTGTATCTGATGGAAACAAAGAAAACCATTATAGGTATAGATTTAGGTACTACCAATTCCCTGGTTTCATTTATAAAAAATGAAAGCCCCAGGATTATTCCTAATCCCAGGGGAGGCCGAATGACCCCTTCTGTTGTTTTTTTTAAAGAAGACGGGGATGTTATGGTGGGAGAGATGGCAAAAAACCGTGCTGTACTTGATTGCGACCATACTATTTCCAATGTTAAACTGCTGATGGGCAGGGATAAAAAATTTAATATAAACGGTCATTCCCATACACCTGCAAGCATTTCTTCCCTTATCCTGAAAAATCTAAAAGAATATGCCCAGTCATATCTGGGACAAGAGGTTAAAGACGCTGTTATCACCGTACCTGCCTATTTTGACGATCCCCAGAGGGACGATACGCTTAAAGCTGCTGAAATGGCAGAACTGAATGTTCTTAAACTCTTAAACGAACCCACGGCTGCAGCCCTGGCATTTGGTTTCAGCAAAAATGAAGACAGCAATCTCCTGGTTGTTGATTTTGGTGGAGGAACCTTAGATATTACGCTTATGAAATATAAAAATGGAGTTTTCAGGGTCCGCGGTGTTGGAGGTTCAACTGAAATAGGCGGAAATAATTTTGATAAAGTCATTATAGATCACCTTGCCAGAGGTTTTAAAAATACCCATGATTTTGATCTGAGCCAGGATAAAATTGCATATCAGCAATTATCAATCCACAGTGAAAAAGCTAAAACAGATCTCTCATCAACAAATGAAACCAGGATAATGATTCCTTATATCACTGCAACCCCAAAAGGACCTGTTCATCTAAATACTTCTCTTTCCAGACCTGAATTTGAAAACCTGATTTCCCCGATCCTTGAAAAAATCAAGTCCCATATTTTGCAGACCTTTGAACATGCCCGCCTTACACCCCAATGGGTAGATTCAGTCATCCTTGTAGGAGGCAGCACCCGTGTCCCGGCAGTGGAAAGACTGGTAAGAAATATAGTTGAGCCTGACAGTCATGAAACAAGCATAAAGATAAAGCGGAACATCAATCCTGATGAAGCTGTGGCACGGGGAGCAGGCATTATGGCAGGTATTATGGAACAAAGCATCAGCAATATAGAATTCCATGATATTACTCCCCATGATCTCGGGGTAGAAGATGATAAGGGAAATTTTATAACAATATTGAAAAGAGGAACTGCATATCCTGCTGAGGCATATCACCTGTTTACCACTACAAGAGATTTCCAGGAACAAGTCTGTATTCATGTACTTCAAAAAGTGGGTACAGATAATGGAGACCTGGTTTCCCTGGGCTGGTTCTGCCTTGAAATTGCCAATCCAGGTAAAAAAGGAGATTCAGATATAGATGTAACATTTGCAATAGATACCAACGGCCTGCTCAATGTTTCGGCCATTGATATAAACAGCGGTAAATCAGAAGAAATTACCATTAAAAATAAAAGCTTGGCTAATAAATTAAAAAAATCAGAAGAGGAGAAATCAACATGGCAAGAAAGCTGGCAAAACCCGGATCAATAAAAACTGGATCTATGAAACCAGGGTCTATGAAAACTGGAATTACCACCAAAACAGAAGTAACTGAAGATATGGCAAAAAAACGTGAGGAAGCCCGTAAAATGGCTAAGGAAAAAGCAAGAGCCAGGACCCTTGCAAGACAGCAGGCCATTGCTGAAAAGCTTGCTGCTGCAGTCCAGGAAATGACATCCTCTCTTGAAGAAGCTACCAGTGCTTCAGAAGAACTCGGCAAAACAATGGAAACCGTTGCAGCCACTTCAGAACAGGCTTCTGCCGGTGCTGAAGAATCCCGTGCTGCCATTAACCAGATAGCAAAATCAGCAGAATCTGCTTATGAACAGGCAAAATATACACTGGAAAAAGGCCAGGGACTGCAAAAACTGCTGCAAGGGGTTGCAAAAGATATTGAAGCATTGATTCGGGGGGTTGAAGATTCTTCCAAGTCTAATATGGAGTCAACCAAATTGATCCGTGAGCTTGAAAAAAATTCTGACCAGATCGGCGAAATTGTAGGGGCAGTAGTGCGCATTGCGGATCAAACCAACCTTCTTGCCCTTAACGCAGCTATTGAGGCTGCCCGGGCAGGAGAGCATGGACGGGGTTTTGCAGTTGTTGCAGATGAAGTTAGAAACCTTGCAGAAATCTCCGAAGAAAGCGCACGGGGAATAAGAAATGTTGTTGACGAGATACAGACCCAGGTTCAAAAGGTGGTGGACGATATTGAGGAAACCACCAAAAATGCCAGGGAAGAAGTTGAAAATGCCAGGATTATTAACGAAGATATTTCCAATATTCAAAAAGAAATGCTTATTGTTGTAGAAAGCTCTGAGATCATAGCAAAAAATTCAGGAGACCTGAAAGAAGGAACTGATGAATATCTAAGAGGTGCAGAGGATATTGCAAGCAATGCTGAAGAACAGAGCAGTGCAGCAGAAGAAGCCAGCAAGGCCGTTGCAGAACAAAACAAGGCATTTAATGAAATGCAGACAGCATCCGAAGATCTGGCAGAACTCACAGATACCCTTAAAACAGCTACTGACAGCACAAAATCAGCAGAAGAGGTAGCAGCAGCATCAGAGCAGTTGTCTGCTAATGTTGAAGAAGCCACAGCATCTGCCAGGCAGATAATGACAGCACTGGAGCAGATATCCAAAGGAGCTGATAACCAGGCTAAAGCTGCAGAAGAAAACAGGCTGCTTGGAGAACGCATTGAGACATCTTTATCAGAAACAGCAGAACGGGCCAAAGATTCAAAAGAAAAAATTGAAGCACTTAAAAAACTGGTACTAAAAAACAAGACCAATGTAGATACCTTTATAGGCAATATAGGAAAATCTGCCGAAGATTCGAGAAAATCAGTTGAAAATGTAAGACTGCTTGACGACCGCACCAATAATATCAACAAGATTGTTGATCAGATAGTCAATGTTGCCCTTCAAACCAACATGCTTGCTGTAAACGGTTCCATAGAAGCTGCCCGTGCCGGAGAGTTCGGCAGGGGTTTTTCCGTGGTAGCAGGCGATATCAGGACCCTTGCCAGCGATTCCTCTGAAAATGCAGATAAAATCAAGGACATGGTCAGAACCATGCAGGCTCAAATAGCCATAGTTGCAAATGACATTGAAAGAACAGGCAAGATTGCGTCCCAGGAAGTATTAAATGCAAAGAAAACAACAGATAACCTGGACATAATTGAAGTAGAAATGAATACAATTCAAACAGGGATTCAGGATGTTACTGCTGGTGTAATTGAATCCCTTAACGCTCTGGAACAGGCTAATAAAGCTGTTATAGAAATTGCCAATGCAGCAGAAGAATCCAGCAAGGTTGCAGATGAGGCTTCCAGAGCTGCTGAAGACGGCAGCAAAGGCATGGAACTCATTGCAGAAGCTATTGAGGATATTGCAGGCATGGCCGATGAAATGCAGAATATGGGAGGCTGAATATGGCTCAAACAGATCAAGAACAAAAGCAGGCAGTCCCTGATGATGTCCCGGATATTATAAATGATAATGTCCTGGAAACAGATGAGGGCCAGGTTGTTGTGTTTCGGCTGGCTGATGAAGAATTCGGGGTTGATATACATAATGTAAAAGAGATAGTACGCCTGCCTGACATTACCCCGATTCCCAGGAGTCCTGAATATGTTGCAGGAATCTGCAACCTGCGCGGGAATGTACTCCCGGTTATAGATACACGAACCAGGTTTTCAATGGAACCAGAGGAAACCACAGATCACACCAGACTGCTGGTAGTAGAATCAGGAGGCATACAGACCAGCCTTATTGTTGACAGTGTTCGGGAAGTCATGCGCATGCACCATGCACACAAAGAACCCCCTCCCCCGGTATGCAGGGGAATAGACAGGGAATTTTTGAGCAGTGTAATAAAGGTGGATGGAGGCCAGCGGCTTATCCTCATGCTCAATCTTGGCGAGGTTTTTTTTATGGAAACCGAAACAGGAGCAATTGAGGCAAAAACAGGGGAATTAAATACAGAAACATCCTCTGTTTTAAAAGACCATGATATTGAAGAAGAACAGCTTGTTTCCTTTAAACTGGCAGGCGATGTTTATGCTTTTAACATTTCCAGAGTCAGGGAAATTCTTAAAATTACAAATGTAACAGCAGTTCCCAATGTACCAGATTATGTTAAAGGACTTTTTACAATCAGAAACCACCTGATGCCCATTGTTGATTTAAGAGGTTTGCTGGGTATGCCTGCCATAATCCTGGAATATCTTGAAATGGTTGATAAAGGTATTGAGGAGGACCGGAACTGGGTAGAAAATCTAAGACATGTTGTGGATGCAGGCTCATACTTTACAGGGATAAGGGATTCCAGAGAAACCTATTTTGGACAATGGGTTGAATCATACAGAAGTACCAGTGTTGATATTGAAGGAATTATCAAACAGCTCAAAAAACACAGGGCCAAACTTTTTTCTTTAGGACTGCAGGTTATTGAAACCAGCAAAACCAATAAAGCTGCAGCCCTTTCCATGATGAATGAAAAACTCCTTCCCCTTATGGAGATTGTTTCAGGGGTATTACACCAGTTTAAAAATATCCTGGAAAAGCATATATCCGAAGATCAGCGGGCTTTGGTAGTAGAAGCGGGCACCATGAGCATAGGTTTTCTTGTGGACTGGGTAGATGAGGTTATAAGAATTCCCCGTTCAGTTATTGACGATACCCCTGCGCTGGCAGCATCAGAACGAAAAGAACTGAAAGCAGTTGCCAAACTCAACCAGGGAGAACGGCTTATCATGATAATGGACGAAACAGCCCTTATTTCTGATGAAACATCCAGGGTACTTAAAAAGATAAAAAAGGACACAGATCTGGATATGAGTTTAGATAAACAGGGTAAAACACTTGCCCAGCAGAGCATGGATGAGGTACAGCTTGTAACCTTTACCATAAATCAGGAAGAATACGGTATCAGGATCATGCAGGTACAGGAGATTAACCGGGCTACTGAGATTACAAGCGTACCCCGCGCCCCTGACTTTGTTGACGGAATGACCAACCTCAGGGGCAATGTGATTCCGGTTATCAATATCCGCAGTCTCTTCGGCCTTGAAGACAAGGAAGTTGATGATCGTACCAGGGTTATTATTGTTGACATTGGAGGACATAAAACCGGACTCAGGGTTGACATTGTCAACGAAGTTCTCCGCCTTTCCAAGCATGACATTGAAATCACCCCTGGTATAGTTACTTCCGGGGGAGCCAATAATTATATGGAAGGGGTCTGCAAGATTGGCAGCGGCAAACGCATGGTAATCCTGCTGAACATGGAAAAAATTCTGGATGAAAAAGAGCTTAATGCCTTAAATTCCATAACAGATGATTCAGCCCGGAAACAACAGGGATCAAAACCGCGTCCATCCCTGAAAAATGCCCCTGAAAAAAAGAAAATAGCTCTTCCCAAAACCATGGAAAAAAAAGAGGGGAAAAAGAAAAAAATGGAAATTGACGAATAAACAAAACATTATCAGGTGTAGAGACAAGATATATCTTGTCTCTACTGTGTGATATTATGCAAAAAATCAAGGTACTTATATGTGATGACTCGGCTTTGATGCGGCGTTCATTAAAAAAAATCATCGAATCTGACAGCAGTCTCAGGGTAATAGCTGCTGCCAGGGACGGTGAAGACTCAGTAATCAAAGCCCGTGAACTTCAACCTGATGTGATAACTATGGATGTTAATATGCCGGGCATGGACGGCATTACTGCACTTCAGATTATCATCAATGAATCCATTGCCCCGGTAATCATGGTTTCATCCTTAACCCAGGAAGGAGCAATTGTTACCTTTGAATCCATAGCACTTGGTGCTTTTGACTATGTGTCAAAGCCGGGGGGCACAGTCAGTATTAATATGGAATCTGTGCAGCAGGAACTTATAAATAAAATAAAGGCTGCTGCCAGACCTGGAGTTATAAAAAAACTCCAGAGAAAAGAAACAGAAAAAACATCAGAAACAAGAAAACGCCTGCAAAAAACAACAGGAATAAAAAAAAGACCACCCAGACCCAACGGGCCTGGATTCAAGGCTGTGGCTTTAGGTATTTCAACCGGGGGACCGAAAACACTTTTTGAGGTTCTGCCTATGCTTCCGGCTGATCTGCCTGCTCCGG from the Desulfonema limicola genome contains:
- a CDS encoding response regulator produces the protein MNINIEYYSVPEAAKLCGVGRTTMWRWVKTGDIKAFVTPGGHHRILKKDIDPFMIKRKNLEPAKQKMVLLVEDDPFIQKAITKSLQYEKYRLEIANNGFEAGIKISAIKPDLIILDLFMQGVNGFDVCRMIKNNENLRHIKVLAITGFDTPENKENILLDGADGYLSKSAGPKILIENIKQLLNI
- a CDS encoding type II toxin-antitoxin system RelE/ParE family toxin, which codes for MDITFKTKKLKKIFNNSKLLIKEYGEQTADKIQIRMIVLRSANNLDLVPKTPPDRCHQLTNNRKETFAVDLKHPFRLIFKPDMEEIPKLSDGGIDLKEINVIKILGVEDYH
- a CDS encoding protein-glutamate methylesterase/protein-glutamine glutaminase; protein product: MQKIKVLICDDSALMRRSLKKIIESDSSLRVIAAARDGEDSVIKARELQPDVITMDVNMPGMDGITALQIIINESIAPVIMVSSLTQEGAIVTFESIALGAFDYVSKPGGTVSINMESVQQELINKIKAAARPGVIKKLQRKETEKTSETRKRLQKTTGIKKRPPRPNGPGFKAVALGISTGGPKTLFEVLPMLPADLPAPVFVVQHMPGKFITPFAQRINSGCAMTCVEAKAGMTVEPGTIYLGRGGYQMVLYKRTDNKIMIRTPGKPETTFKPSVDITMSSVLEIFGSDTIGVLMTGMGKDGAESMVKITNAGGITIAESDESAIVYGMPREAIERGGARIIVPCWDIAEKIIQAVGE
- a CDS encoding HigA family addiction module antitoxin; translation: MNYLNQFNPDYAIHPGVYIEEILEARKMKKSDFAERCGISSKTISQIINKKVLFSADAAVRFEKVLGVNADLLMNMSTSYQMFEIREGKKNELKKKAEWLKKFPYKELIKFNIIQSSNDISDLANSLLDFFNVSSPSIWDEYYSNKAISFRKSKNYKSSLHSTMTWLRIGEKLSEEIECKNFNIGVFKENLKEIKKLTKLSLNKFEPEIKKLCNDSGVALVLIPEFKGMRISGITEWLTPKKALILMSLRYKTNDHFWFTFFHEAGHIILHNKKDIFIDGIDNKDISDIEKEADVFARKTLINQANYDKFVESKKFYKNNIVKFANQNNIAPGIIVGMLQHDKLINYSWHNNLKEKFPLQLKLK
- a CDS encoding DUF2284 domain-containing protein, which codes for MSNNDYLTNIECRKTVLSLEKLINTALESGVSDAAVISAQDIKVQDELAALCTDSRCENYGLSAGCPPFVSGPSGFRKIQKKFNHALVIKIDVPLEILMANQVYEIMKIVHEIAAYVESSAVKMGYTRSKAFAGGSCKKIFCHEYRDCCVISKKDRCRNPESARASMSGFGINVAEMLKTAGWSGTSIVKDGETSTDSMSWVAGMVLVG
- a CDS encoding ParA family protein translates to MTRCIVFANRKGGCGKTTSAVNTAHCLAAKGRKVLLIDIDPQAHATISTGKNPGAQSRGIYDLLTGQAGLEETITRTDLKNLSIIPSSPDLTAFEIDFSTCKGSENILSEKILSRAMEFDYLILDPPPTIGLLTVSALVAAQEVYIPMPMHFLAMEGLAEMMRLIYKVNALWNPELRMKGIIPTFFNKNTRLAKEITEDICKNFGKDRLLPGIRMNISLAEAPGYGKTVIEYAPQSSGAKDYMALAEKIDRK
- a CDS encoding tetratricopeptide repeat protein, whose translation is MEDLKEENKGTGLTLKDLLLQKGVKPDLEVLQKRIEELEKEIEILKSKNKDNQETSLLIDKLFNKAVKALKQENPVDAMGFLQAVLVFEPENIKAMNNLAVVYFELGHEKRAVATLNKILEKEPGNKTALKNMAVVLDK
- a CDS encoding chemotaxis protein CheW; its protein translation is MAQTDQEQKQAVPDDVPDIINDNVLETDEGQVVVFRLADEEFGVDIHNVKEIVRLPDITPIPRSPEYVAGICNLRGNVLPVIDTRTRFSMEPEETTDHTRLLVVESGGIQTSLIVDSVREVMRMHHAHKEPPPPVCRGIDREFLSSVIKVDGGQRLILMLNLGEVFFMETETGAIEAKTGELNTETSSVLKDHDIEEEQLVSFKLAGDVYAFNISRVREILKITNVTAVPNVPDYVKGLFTIRNHLMPIVDLRGLLGMPAIILEYLEMVDKGIEEDRNWVENLRHVVDAGSYFTGIRDSRETYFGQWVESYRSTSVDIEGIIKQLKKHRAKLFSLGLQVIETSKTNKAAALSMMNEKLLPLMEIVSGVLHQFKNILEKHISEDQRALVVEAGTMSIGFLVDWVDEVIRIPRSVIDDTPALAASERKELKAVAKLNQGERLIMIMDETALISDETSRVLKKIKKDTDLDMSLDKQGKTLAQQSMDEVQLVTFTINQEEYGIRIMQVQEINRATEITSVPRAPDFVDGMTNLRGNVIPVINIRSLFGLEDKEVDDRTRVIIVDIGGHKTGLRVDIVNEVLRLSKHDIEITPGIVTSGGANNYMEGVCKIGSGKRMVILLNMEKILDEKELNALNSITDDSARKQQGSKPRPSLKNAPEKKKIALPKTMEKKEGKKKKMEIDE
- a CDS encoding Hsp70 family protein translates to METKKTIIGIDLGTTNSLVSFIKNESPRIIPNPRGGRMTPSVVFFKEDGDVMVGEMAKNRAVLDCDHTISNVKLLMGRDKKFNINGHSHTPASISSLILKNLKEYAQSYLGQEVKDAVITVPAYFDDPQRDDTLKAAEMAELNVLKLLNEPTAAALAFGFSKNEDSNLLVVDFGGGTLDITLMKYKNGVFRVRGVGGSTEIGGNNFDKVIIDHLARGFKNTHDFDLSQDKIAYQQLSIHSEKAKTDLSSTNETRIMIPYITATPKGPVHLNTSLSRPEFENLISPILEKIKSHILQTFEHARLTPQWVDSVILVGGSTRVPAVERLVRNIVEPDSHETSIKIKRNINPDEAVARGAGIMAGIMEQSISNIEFHDITPHDLGVEDDKGNFITILKRGTAYPAEAYHLFTTTRDFQEQVCIHVLQKVGTDNGDLVSLGWFCLEIANPGKKGDSDIDVTFAIDTNGLLNVSAIDINSGKSEEITIKNKSLANKLKKSEEEKSTWQESWQNPDQ
- a CDS encoding methyl-accepting chemotaxis protein; translated protein: MARKLAKPGSIKTGSMKPGSMKTGITTKTEVTEDMAKKREEARKMAKEKARARTLARQQAIAEKLAAAVQEMTSSLEEATSASEELGKTMETVAATSEQASAGAEESRAAINQIAKSAESAYEQAKYTLEKGQGLQKLLQGVAKDIEALIRGVEDSSKSNMESTKLIRELEKNSDQIGEIVGAVVRIADQTNLLALNAAIEAARAGEHGRGFAVVADEVRNLAEISEESARGIRNVVDEIQTQVQKVVDDIEETTKNAREEVENARIINEDISNIQKEMLIVVESSEIIAKNSGDLKEGTDEYLRGAEDIASNAEEQSSAAEEASKAVAEQNKAFNEMQTASEDLAELTDTLKTATDSTKSAEEVAAASEQLSANVEEATASARQIMTALEQISKGADNQAKAAEENRLLGERIETSLSETAERAKDSKEKIEALKKLVLKNKTNVDTFIGNIGKSAEDSRKSVENVRLLDDRTNNINKIVDQIVNVALQTNMLAVNGSIEAARAGEFGRGFSVVAGDIRTLASDSSENADKIKDMVRTMQAQIAIVANDIERTGKIASQEVLNAKKTTDNLDIIEVEMNTIQTGIQDVTAGVIESLNALEQANKAVIEIANAAEESSKVADEASRAAEDGSKGMELIAEAIEDIAGMADEMQNMGG